The Methanosarcina acetivorans C2A genome includes the window GTACGGATCAAAAACTGATGAGAGGTGGGGGGAGAGAGGGGAGCAGTAGGTGCCGGAAATATATTTTAACAGAAATACAACGAGAATCCCTTTGAAATCAGCTTTTCTATAATCTTCTTTCTGAAACAGACCTGCAAAGAGTAAACGAGGAGTTAACACAGCTATAAATAAAATCATTGGAATGTGATTTATATCTGAAAGACGAGACCAATCAATGAGAGAATTTACTGTTGTTATTGAACAGGACGAAGATGGGGTTTACGTAGCTTCTGTGCCTGAACTTCCAGGATGCCACACCCAGGCAGAGACGCTTGATGAATTAAACAGGAGAATTAAAGAAGCAATCGAATTATACCTTGAGGTTGAAGCCTAACAATTTAAAAGAGACCTTTAAAAGAGACCTTAAGATTTGACAATATTAGACAAAACAGCCGTTCAAATTACTATTTTCTTTAACCTGTACTTCTTTTAACCTGTCACTTCAAGAACAAGCTGGATGGCTTCCTTAACGTTTTCAAGCGCCTTTTCTTTTGTATCTCCTTCGCTAATGGCCGCAGGAATTTCAAAGCACTGGGCGGTATAGCCTCCTTCCTCAGATTCTTCAAGTTTAATTGTAAACCGCATAAAAAATAATTGGTGATTTTGTTATTAATCTACTTCTTATACCAGAACCGGACTGATTGTCCTGCAAGGAATAAACCACAATTATCAAAAGGATAGATAGAGTCGGATAAAATTACAAAACTTGGAAGAAAAGCTTCTCTCTAGAAGATTCGGATGTGAAGAAATCAAAGAAGCTTGATAAATTATTCATCAGTCATTCCTGCTTGCCGAATAATGGACTTTAAAGTTCCTGCAGGTATTTCTGAATGATCTGGAATAATAACAATATGCGTTTCAGTCAAAACCACCTTTTTCATATTGATGTGACTGCCTCTGAGATACAACCTGAAATCCATGGCTGCTGAGAGCCCTCATGACTTCACGAGTGACAGAGTGGGAAGTTTTGGCATGAAAAGAGACCTCTACCGTTGTAGTAAAAAACTGTCCGGCAGCCGGGATCTGGGAATTTTCATCCTCGAGGTAGAGTTCAATTGCCTCCTTCAGATTCTCAATGGCTTCTTCAATTGTTTCTCCCTGGCTTGCAATATCAAGCTCAGGACACCAGGAAACATACCACTTTCCTTCCTTCTGAACGACAGCTGAAAATCTGTACGTTTCTCCCATAATTAAGAGATTTCCTCAGTGCTATAAAACGTTTCTTTTAAGGCTACTCGTCTGGATTCTGGTGTGTTAACCCTTTAGTCATGAAACCTCCTATGAAAAGCGGTGAAGAGCAGCAACCTGGTCATGAATGCACAGGAAAGTACCGAGATTTTTTATTTATTGAAT containing:
- a CDS encoding type II toxin-antitoxin system HicB family antitoxin — its product is MREFTVVIEQDEDGVYVASVPELPGCHTQAETLDELNRRIKEAIELYLEVEA
- a CDS encoding type II toxin-antitoxin system HicB family antitoxin encodes the protein MRFTIKLEESEEGGYTAQCFEIPAAISEGDTKEKALENVKEAIQLVLEVTG
- a CDS encoding type II toxin-antitoxin system HicA family toxin; translated protein: MDFRLYLRGSHINMKKVVLTETHIVIIPDHSEIPAGTLKSIIRQAGMTDE
- a CDS encoding type II toxin-antitoxin system HicB family antitoxin, with product MGETYRFSAVVQKEGKWYVSWCPELDIASQGETIEEAIENLKEAIELYLEDENSQIPAAGQFFTTTVEVSFHAKTSHSVTREVMRALSSHGFQVVSQRQSHQYEKGGFD